A stretch of Capricornis sumatraensis isolate serow.1 chromosome 10, serow.2, whole genome shotgun sequence DNA encodes these proteins:
- the EGR2 gene encoding E3 SUMO-protein ligase EGR2 isoform X2 — protein sequence MMTAKAVDKIPVTLSGFVHQLSDNIYPVEDLAPTSVTIFPNAELGGPFDQMNGVAGDGMINIDMTGEKRSLDLPYPSSFAPVSAPRNQTFTYMGKFSIDPQYPGAGCYPEGIINIVSAGILQGVTSPASTTASSSVTSASPNPLATGPLGVCTMSQTQPDLDHLYTPPPPPPYAGCGGDLYQDPSAFLSAATTSTSSSLAYPPPPSYPSPKPATDPSLFPMIPDYPGFFPSQCQRDLHGTAGPDRKPFPCPLDSLRVPPPLTPLSTIRNFTLGGPSAGATGPGAGGGSEGPRLPGTGSAAAAAAAYNPHHLPLRPILRPRKYPNRPSKTPVHERPYPCPAEGCDRRFSRSDELTRHIRIHTGHKPFQCRICMRNFSRSDHLTTHIRTHTGEKPFACDYCGRKFARSDERKRHTKIHLRQKERKSSAPSSAVPAASSASCSGGAQAGGTLCSSNSSTIGGGSLGPCSSRTRTP from the exons ATGATGACCGCCAAGGCCGTAGACAAAATCCCAGTAACTCTCAGTGGTTTTGTGCACCAGCTGTCTGACAACATCTACCCGGTGGAGGACCTCGCCCCCACGTCGGTGACCATTTTCCCCAATGCCGAACTAGGAGGCCCCTTTGACCAGATGAACGGAGTGGCCGGAG ATGGCATGATCAACATTGACATGACTGGAGAGAAGAGGTCCTTGGATCTTCCATATCCCAGCAGCTTTGCTCCGGTCTCAGCACCCCGAAACCAGACCTTCACTTACATGGGCAAGTTCTCCATTGACCCCCAGTACCCTGGTGCCGGCTGCTACCCAGAAGGTATCATCAACATTGTGAGTGCAGGCATCCTGCAGGGGGTCACCTCCCCAGCTTCCACCACAGCCTCCTCCAGCGTCACCTCTGCCTCTCCCAACCCACTGGCCACTGGACCCTTGGGTGTGTGCACCATGTCCCAGACCCAGCCTGACCTGGACCACCTCTAcactccgccgccgccgcctccttaTGCGGGCTGTGGAGGAGACCTCTACCAGGACCCCTCTGCGTTCCTATCAGCAGccaccacctccacctcctcctctctgGCCTACCCACCACCTCCTTCCTATCCGTCCCCCAAGCCAGCCACGGACCCAAGTCTCTTCCCCATGATCCCAGACTATCCTGGATTTTTCCCCTCACAGTGCCAGAGAGACCTACACGGTACAGCTGGCCCAGACCGCAAGCCCTTTCCCTGTCCCCTGGACTCCCTGCGAGTCCCCCCTCCACTCACTCCGCTCTCCACCATCCGCAACTTTACCCTTGGAGGGCCCAGTGCTGGGGCCACAGGGCCAGGGGCAGGCGGAGGCAGCGAGGGACCCCGGCTACCTGGCACTGGCTCGGCAGCGGCTGCCGCAGCCGCCTACAACCCACACCATCTGCCCCTGCGGCCCATTCTGAGGCCTCGAAAGTACCCCAACAGGCCGAGCAAGACCCCAGTGCATGAGAGGCCCTACCCGTGCCCAGCAGAAGGCTGTGACCGGCGCTTCTCCCGCTCGGACGAGCTAACCAGGCACATCCGGATCCACACAGGGCACAAGCCCTTCCAGTGTCGGATCTGCATGCGCAACTTCAGCCGCAGCGACCACCTCACTACCCACATCCGCACCCACACTGGCGAGAAGCCCTTTGCCTGTGATTACTGCGGCCGCAAGTTTGCCCGCAGTGATGAGAGGAAGCGCCACACCAAGATCCACCTGAGACAGAAGGAGCGCAAGAGCAGTGCCCCATCCTCGGCGGTGCCGGCTGCCTCCAGCGCCTCTTGCAGCGGGGGCGCGCAGGCCGGGGGGACCCTgtgcagcagcaacagcagcactaTTGGTGGAGGGTCCCTCGGCCCTTGCTCGTCTCGGACCCGGACGCCCTAA
- the EGR2 gene encoding E3 SUMO-protein ligase EGR2 isoform X1 codes for MRVGLPSEASSCRWSARGPQDWPERRRSGLAHVLSDNIYPVEDLAPTSVTIFPNAELGGPFDQMNGVAGDGMINIDMTGEKRSLDLPYPSSFAPVSAPRNQTFTYMGKFSIDPQYPGAGCYPEGIINIVSAGILQGVTSPASTTASSSVTSASPNPLATGPLGVCTMSQTQPDLDHLYTPPPPPPYAGCGGDLYQDPSAFLSAATTSTSSSLAYPPPPSYPSPKPATDPSLFPMIPDYPGFFPSQCQRDLHGTAGPDRKPFPCPLDSLRVPPPLTPLSTIRNFTLGGPSAGATGPGAGGGSEGPRLPGTGSAAAAAAAYNPHHLPLRPILRPRKYPNRPSKTPVHERPYPCPAEGCDRRFSRSDELTRHIRIHTGHKPFQCRICMRNFSRSDHLTTHIRTHTGEKPFACDYCGRKFARSDERKRHTKIHLRQKERKSSAPSSAVPAASSASCSGGAQAGGTLCSSNSSTIGGGSLGPCSSRTRTP; via the exons ATGCGAGTCGGGCTCCCCTCCGAGGCGTCGTCTTGCCGGTGGTCAGCGCGGGGGCCGCAGGACTGGCCGGAGCGCAGGCGGAGCGGGCTGGCGCACGTG CTGTCTGACAACATCTACCCGGTGGAGGACCTCGCCCCCACGTCGGTGACCATTTTCCCCAATGCCGAACTAGGAGGCCCCTTTGACCAGATGAACGGAGTGGCCGGAG ATGGCATGATCAACATTGACATGACTGGAGAGAAGAGGTCCTTGGATCTTCCATATCCCAGCAGCTTTGCTCCGGTCTCAGCACCCCGAAACCAGACCTTCACTTACATGGGCAAGTTCTCCATTGACCCCCAGTACCCTGGTGCCGGCTGCTACCCAGAAGGTATCATCAACATTGTGAGTGCAGGCATCCTGCAGGGGGTCACCTCCCCAGCTTCCACCACAGCCTCCTCCAGCGTCACCTCTGCCTCTCCCAACCCACTGGCCACTGGACCCTTGGGTGTGTGCACCATGTCCCAGACCCAGCCTGACCTGGACCACCTCTAcactccgccgccgccgcctccttaTGCGGGCTGTGGAGGAGACCTCTACCAGGACCCCTCTGCGTTCCTATCAGCAGccaccacctccacctcctcctctctgGCCTACCCACCACCTCCTTCCTATCCGTCCCCCAAGCCAGCCACGGACCCAAGTCTCTTCCCCATGATCCCAGACTATCCTGGATTTTTCCCCTCACAGTGCCAGAGAGACCTACACGGTACAGCTGGCCCAGACCGCAAGCCCTTTCCCTGTCCCCTGGACTCCCTGCGAGTCCCCCCTCCACTCACTCCGCTCTCCACCATCCGCAACTTTACCCTTGGAGGGCCCAGTGCTGGGGCCACAGGGCCAGGGGCAGGCGGAGGCAGCGAGGGACCCCGGCTACCTGGCACTGGCTCGGCAGCGGCTGCCGCAGCCGCCTACAACCCACACCATCTGCCCCTGCGGCCCATTCTGAGGCCTCGAAAGTACCCCAACAGGCCGAGCAAGACCCCAGTGCATGAGAGGCCCTACCCGTGCCCAGCAGAAGGCTGTGACCGGCGCTTCTCCCGCTCGGACGAGCTAACCAGGCACATCCGGATCCACACAGGGCACAAGCCCTTCCAGTGTCGGATCTGCATGCGCAACTTCAGCCGCAGCGACCACCTCACTACCCACATCCGCACCCACACTGGCGAGAAGCCCTTTGCCTGTGATTACTGCGGCCGCAAGTTTGCCCGCAGTGATGAGAGGAAGCGCCACACCAAGATCCACCTGAGACAGAAGGAGCGCAAGAGCAGTGCCCCATCCTCGGCGGTGCCGGCTGCCTCCAGCGCCTCTTGCAGCGGGGGCGCGCAGGCCGGGGGGACCCTgtgcagcagcaacagcagcactaTTGGTGGAGGGTCCCTCGGCCCTTGCTCGTCTCGGACCCGGACGCCCTAA